The Porphyromonas sp. oral taxon 275 DNA window GCCTCAGGCGCGATCCAGCAGAAGACCGAGGACGTCGTCGGCCCCTACGAGCTGCACGACTTCTTCCTCTATAACTTCCTTGGCTTCGGCTACGAGCCGAGCAAGATCTACTACCTGGCTTGCCTCGCCTTCAAGGATAAGTACGACGAGGAGTCCATCTATCGCTGGCTACGTACTTTCTACTACCGCTTCTTCACGCAGCAGTACAAGCGCACCTGTATGCCCGATGGACCTAAGGTCAGCCGCGTGAGTCTCTCGCCTCGTGGCGACTGGCGTGTCCCCAGCGATGTAGCCCCTACGGCCTGGCTGCGCGAGCTTGATTCGCTGCGCCCTAGCTAATCTTTGGCAGGGCTTGGTGGTATATCCTGTTTTTTTTGTACGTTTGCACCAGCAACGGGCTACAGAGTGGCTGAATCACGAAGGACCCGTATAGGAATTAACTTAAAGGAATTATGAAGAAAGTATTTGTTTCTTTTGCAGTTCTTGCTATGGCCCTCGCATCTTGCGGCCAGAGCAATCAGGAGGCTAACCAGGCAGACAGCCTAGCCCAGGACTCCGTGACGGCTACCGTAGCAGAGGCAGCTCCCCAGGGTGAAGCACACCTCGGTACCTACGTAGGTACGATCCCTGGTGGGGACGGCTCTGTCAAGACCACCATCACGCTCAACGCTGATGGCACCTACAGCTCTCGCGAAGAGTTCTCCAAGGCTGGTCAGGAGCCCATCGAGGAGAACGGCACCTACACGCTGGGTGCTGACGGCCTCGTGACGCTGATCACTCCCTCCTCTGGGAACGAGCGCTACTTCAAGGTAGCAGAGGGTACCCTCACGCTCCTCGATCAGGCTACGAAGCAGGCTCCTACGGGCGAACTCGCTGCTCAGTACGTCCTGACGAAGCAGTAAGAGACGCGCATAGCCTAAGCTAAGCACACAGGCGACAGCCGCAGGGAACGGAGCTAAGTTCCCTGCGGCTGTCTCGTTTTACTTCGCTACGGCAGCCCCCAGCAAGGCCTATGAGCTTTGCTGGGGGCTGTTGTTTTATTCGCTTGGAGCCTTTCGGCCGAGTTCGTGACCTTGCGACAGAGGGGGTAAGAGGTACCACTCAGGCTGGGGAAGGGTATCAGTCAGAGGGCCGAAGGATATCCCTCACGAGGCTGACTGATAGCCCTCAGCGCCGTGCGACTTATCGCTTAGCGCTCTGATGCCTAGGCTGAGGGCGTCTACCCCTTGAGTCTGCTCGTTTCTTCCCCATAAGGTAGGTCGTGGCTATAGCCTCAAATTCCGTATCTTTGTACAATGCCGTATTACTCCCGCATCTTGCTGATGTAGGAGGCTCAGAGGTCGCTAAGTGCGGCGCTCTACGGCACCTTCGGTAGGCGAGGGGCGTGTGGGGGATAGCTTCCTCAGCGCTTCGCCGAAATATCATATACGGTCTGTGTAGTGACGCAGACCCCCCTAGTAAGATACACTATGGACTATAAGACCACACGGGCTAACGTCGGCTGCTGTGCTATGACCGCTGGTGGGTGTGAGGGCTGTAGTAAGGCTCAGATGAGCTCTTACGACTGGCTCAGTGACATCCCCGAGGCCTTGCGCAGCTCCGATCTCGTAGAGGTACAATTCAAGAATACCCGCAAGGGCTACTACATAAATAAGGAGCAGCTCGATCTCTCCAAGGGCGACCTCGTCGCCGTCGAGTCCACGACAGGGCACGATATAGGCTATGTGACCCTCCTGGGGAAGATGGCAGAGCTGTCGAT harbors:
- a CDS encoding copper resistance protein NlpE codes for the protein MKKVFVSFAVLAMALASCGQSNQEANQADSLAQDSVTATVAEAAPQGEAHLGTYVGTIPGGDGSVKTTITLNADGTYSSREEFSKAGQEPIEENGTYTLGADGLVTLITPSSGNERYFKVAEGTLTLLDQATKQAPTGELAAQYVLTKQ